The Paenibacillus sp. YPG26 genome includes a window with the following:
- a CDS encoding Gfo/Idh/MocA family oxidoreductase: MLQSLIVGFGRAGKGLHYHCLRKACQTGNHTSLFNPQVGVVDPNFDHLGMSHSKLTGFSSLSEVKGFEPENTVVHICTPPELHTASLLEVVKQGYRKIIMEKPLTTSVNELNVIRGIQDQYGCEVLVVANWLSSSLTRNIHALIKSNIFGPLRYLTAEQNKSRLSRTLANPSHHNAFDVEIPHLVALALLLGGTNASIEESEVKDMLFGDHVIPNMGMAKLTLHQDQGVVSRLSSNLATPVRKRRIQLNFDSHVIFGHYPSAQDDSHAWLEICDGDGRLLDEQILHDDPLPTVFIEYYQYFAGIGEKPVSDLDFNAKVVTLICQAKKLCGLLAEETEPVNARQTYNMVNMG; encoded by the coding sequence ATGCTTCAATCTTTGATTGTCGGATTTGGAAGAGCGGGAAAAGGTCTCCATTACCACTGTCTCCGTAAAGCTTGCCAGACGGGAAATCATACGAGCCTTTTCAACCCTCAAGTAGGAGTTGTGGATCCCAATTTCGATCACCTAGGCATGAGCCATTCCAAGCTGACGGGATTCTCAAGCCTCTCAGAGGTGAAGGGATTTGAGCCGGAGAATACTGTCGTGCATATCTGCACGCCACCGGAACTTCATACCGCTTCACTGCTTGAGGTGGTGAAGCAGGGATACCGCAAGATCATAATGGAAAAGCCCTTGACGACATCCGTAAATGAACTGAACGTCATTCGCGGCATTCAGGATCAATACGGGTGTGAAGTGTTGGTGGTCGCGAACTGGTTGTCGAGCTCCTTAACAAGGAACATCCATGCTTTGATCAAATCAAACATTTTTGGCCCGCTGCGATATCTGACAGCGGAGCAGAACAAATCACGCCTTTCCCGTACGTTGGCTAATCCCAGCCATCATAATGCCTTTGATGTTGAAATCCCGCATCTGGTTGCTCTGGCATTGCTGCTGGGAGGCACGAATGCGAGCATAGAGGAATCCGAAGTCAAGGATATGCTCTTCGGGGATCATGTCATTCCGAATATGGGGATGGCCAAGCTGACGCTGCACCAGGATCAAGGTGTAGTCTCGCGCCTAAGCTCCAACTTGGCAACGCCGGTGCGCAAGCGGAGAATTCAACTTAATTTTGATAGCCATGTGATCTTTGGTCACTATCCTTCGGCTCAGGATGACAGTCACGCCTGGCTGGAGATCTGTGACGGGGATGGCCGTCTGCTGGATGAACAAATTCTGCATGATGATCCTTTGCCTACGGTATTTATCGAGTATTATCAGTACTTTGCAGGTATTGGAGAGAAGCCGGTAAGTGATCTGGATTTCAATGCCAAGGTGGTCACGCTAATCTGCCAGGCTAAGAAATTGTGCGGTCTTCTAGCAGAGGAGACAGAGCCTGTGAATGCAAGACAGACTTACAATATGGTCAATATGGGGTGA
- a CDS encoding PLP-dependent aminotransferase family protein yields the protein MVQELLIDIDKAKNIPLNRQIYERIRKAILTGTLHTGDLIPPSRQLAGQLEISRSVVIQAYEQLQAEGYLIMKKGSGTFVADNAVLHLSQSKNELNRMKIDSNLNLIDCSSHETAKKDQFSVKYDFKHGVPAWDVVPMDQWQKSLVRTCRQATPDLLGYGPVEGSYALRKEIARLLRSSRSIPVEPEQIVITTGATQALDILARLFIKPGDQVIAEDPAHSFLHDIFHLSGAKVVPVPVDQQGLRVDQIDKLVMPQEQGTGPAKLAYVTPSHQFPTGVTLSLERRLELLDWAEREGAYIIEDDYDSEYRYVGKKVSALAGLDVSGRIVYVGSFSKILFPALRIGYAVLPHALVQPFLSIKQITDRMTPSVEQEALADFIRNGQYAKHVNQMGKLYAAKRSALVLALEREFGKRIRYYGDQAGLHLLIEINSNVCEEAVAARALHYGVRVYPAGCYFTGFKPDNPTFVLGYSNLCEEQIDVGIRRFAQAEIDCTSREVITA from the coding sequence ATGGTGCAAGAGCTCTTAATTGATATTGATAAAGCAAAGAATATTCCCTTAAACCGACAGATTTATGAACGTATTAGAAAAGCGATCCTGACTGGCACACTGCATACAGGGGATCTGATTCCACCATCCAGGCAATTGGCTGGACAGCTTGAGATTTCACGTTCGGTCGTTATTCAAGCCTATGAACAGCTTCAGGCAGAAGGTTATCTGATCATGAAAAAAGGATCAGGCACTTTCGTCGCAGACAATGCCGTACTCCACTTAAGCCAATCCAAGAATGAACTGAATCGAATGAAAATAGATTCAAATCTTAACTTGATCGATTGCTCCTCTCATGAAACCGCAAAAAAAGACCAATTTTCCGTTAAGTATGATTTCAAACACGGTGTCCCCGCTTGGGATGTCGTTCCTATGGATCAGTGGCAGAAATCTCTGGTTCGAACCTGTCGCCAAGCAACTCCTGATTTGCTAGGTTACGGTCCAGTTGAAGGCTCCTATGCACTTCGCAAGGAGATTGCCCGGCTTCTTCGTTCCAGCCGGTCCATTCCCGTAGAGCCTGAACAGATTGTCATTACAACTGGAGCAACGCAAGCGCTTGATATTCTGGCCAGATTATTCATCAAGCCTGGAGATCAGGTCATTGCTGAAGATCCGGCTCACAGTTTCCTGCATGATATCTTTCATCTGTCAGGCGCCAAGGTTGTCCCGGTACCTGTGGATCAGCAGGGTCTGCGTGTAGATCAGATAGACAAGCTGGTTATGCCGCAGGAACAAGGCACTGGTCCAGCCAAGCTGGCCTATGTCACACCGTCCCACCAATTTCCTACAGGAGTAACTCTCTCACTCGAACGCAGACTTGAGCTGCTTGATTGGGCAGAGAGGGAAGGGGCTTACATTATTGAAGATGATTATGACAGTGAATACCGTTACGTCGGGAAGAAGGTATCGGCGCTTGCCGGGCTTGATGTGTCTGGCCGGATTGTGTATGTAGGCAGCTTCAGTAAAATCCTGTTTCCAGCGTTACGCATAGGTTATGCTGTTCTGCCGCATGCTCTTGTTCAACCTTTCCTCAGTATCAAACAGATAACGGATCGTATGACCCCATCTGTCGAGCAGGAGGCACTTGCCGATTTCATACGGAATGGGCAGTATGCGAAGCATGTGAATCAGATGGGCAAATTGTATGCCGCTAAGAGATCGGCTCTTGTTCTTGCACTTGAACGGGAATTCGGTAAGAGAATCCGCTATTACGGTGATCAGGCCGGGCTGCATCTCCTGATCGAGATTAATTCAAATGTATGTGAAGAAGCGGTAGCTGCCCGGGCACTGCATTATGGAGTACGTGTGTATCCCGCCGGATGTTATTTTACTGGATTTAAACCGGACAACCCTACCTTTGTACTCGGTTATTCCAATTTATGTGAGGAGCAAATCGATGTGGGAATCCGACGTTTTGCTCAGGCAGAGATCGATTGCACCAGCCGGGAAGTGATCACAGCCTGA
- a CDS encoding IS1182 family transposase — MISKNNYEGRFQISVNALDDLVPKDHLVRKLENAIDFSFIYELVQDKYSAVTGRPSVDPVVLIKIVLIQYLFGIRSMRQTIREIETNVAYRWFIGYDFTQPIPHFTTFGKNYVRRFKDTDIFESIFARILEEALGHGFVEPDVLFMDATHVKANANKNKYEKTMVQEQSKKYQEQLDKEINEDRIQHGKKPFGKKPKSALKETKTSISDPESGLFVKGEKERVFAYSFHTACDRNGFVLGAKVTPGNVHDSQVFEDVLELVKKSLGKPTAVAVDAGYKTPYISKLLIDDGIRPVMPYTRPRTKDGFFKKYDYVYDEHYDAYICPNHEFLTYELTNREGYKMYRSDPTICKDCPFLSQCTESKDFTKRISRHIWADYLEEADHLRHTDENKQIYSQRKETIERVFADLKEKHGMRWTTLRGLRKVSMQAMLVFACMNLKKLATWLWKSGGSKRYFALFMISYRKNKDKLLCS; from the coding sequence ATGATTAGTAAAAATAATTATGAAGGTCGCTTTCAGATTTCTGTGAATGCGCTAGACGACCTTGTGCCTAAGGATCATTTGGTTCGCAAGTTAGAAAATGCGATCGATTTTAGTTTTATATACGAGCTGGTTCAAGATAAATACAGTGCGGTTACAGGGCGTCCGAGTGTCGATCCCGTAGTTCTGATTAAAATCGTGCTTATCCAGTATCTATTTGGCATTCGCTCCATGCGCCAAACCATTCGGGAAATTGAAACGAACGTAGCTTACCGCTGGTTCATCGGCTATGACTTCACCCAGCCCATTCCCCACTTCACCACTTTTGGTAAAAACTATGTTCGCAGGTTTAAGGACACGGATATTTTTGAATCCATTTTTGCACGTATTCTGGAAGAAGCTTTAGGGCATGGCTTTGTAGAGCCTGACGTGCTTTTCATGGATGCAACGCATGTGAAGGCAAACGCCAACAAAAATAAATATGAAAAAACGATGGTACAGGAGCAAAGCAAAAAGTACCAAGAGCAGCTTGATAAAGAGATTAATGAAGACCGGATCCAGCATGGGAAGAAGCCTTTCGGAAAAAAGCCTAAGTCCGCTCTGAAAGAAACAAAAACAAGCATCTCCGACCCTGAGAGCGGACTATTTGTAAAGGGCGAAAAAGAACGTGTATTTGCCTACAGTTTTCATACGGCCTGCGACCGCAACGGCTTTGTTCTGGGTGCGAAAGTAACTCCAGGAAATGTACATGACAGCCAGGTGTTTGAGGATGTGCTTGAGCTCGTAAAGAAGTCTCTGGGCAAGCCCACAGCTGTAGCAGTTGACGCTGGATACAAGACTCCCTACATTAGTAAATTGCTGATCGATGACGGGATACGGCCTGTTATGCCATACACAAGACCTCGTACAAAGGATGGCTTTTTCAAGAAATATGATTACGTATACGATGAGCACTACGATGCCTATATCTGTCCGAACCATGAGTTTCTAACCTATGAATTGACGAACCGGGAAGGGTACAAGATGTATCGTTCCGATCCCACAATATGCAAAGACTGCCCCTTCTTGAGTCAGTGTACCGAAAGCAAGGACTTCACTAAGCGAATTAGCCGCCATATTTGGGCTGACTATCTGGAAGAAGCAGACCACCTTCGGCATACCGATGAAAACAAACAAATTTACTCACAGCGCAAGGAAACGATTGAGCGCGTATTTGCAGATCTAAAGGAAAAGCATGGCATGCGCTGGACGACTTTACGAGGACTTCGTAAAGTTTCCATGCAGGCGATGCTCGTTTTTGCTTGCATGAACCTCAAAAAGTTAGCCACCTGGCTCTGGAAGTCCGGTGGCTCAAAGCGATATTTCGCTTTATTTATGATCTCTTACAGAAAAAACAAAGACAAACTCCTGTGTTCCTAA
- a CDS encoding phosphoribosylanthranilate isomerase, whose product MVRVKICGLTSKESAWAAIEAGADAVGFVFAEGRRKIHPELVKEIIRTLPPYITTTGVFVNEELNRVNQIAELCGLDLIQLHGDESPDYCSLVARPVVKTIHMGAEGADHEDSLNQYEGVVRGLLLDTYVKGETGGTGKTFPWEDVQKLRIRTPVILAGGLHSGNVAQAIRLTQPFSVDVSSGVETNGMKDPVKMTDFVQAVRDCQLAIGDPH is encoded by the coding sequence ATGGTTCGAGTTAAAATATGCGGTTTAACAAGCAAAGAATCGGCCTGGGCAGCAATTGAGGCTGGCGCTGATGCGGTAGGTTTTGTTTTTGCTGAGGGAAGACGCAAGATCCATCCGGAACTTGTGAAGGAGATTATCCGCACACTTCCCCCTTATATCACAACTACGGGTGTTTTTGTAAATGAAGAACTGAATCGGGTTAATCAAATAGCGGAATTGTGCGGGTTGGATCTTATTCAGCTGCATGGTGACGAATCCCCCGATTATTGCAGCCTTGTTGCCCGGCCGGTTGTTAAGACGATTCATATGGGTGCCGAAGGTGCTGATCATGAAGACAGTCTGAATCAGTATGAGGGAGTAGTACGAGGATTATTGCTGGACACCTATGTGAAAGGAGAGACGGGTGGAACCGGGAAGACATTCCCCTGGGAAGATGTACAGAAGCTGCGTATTCGTACCCCCGTCATTCTCGCCGGAGGTCTCCATTCGGGTAACGTAGCCCAGGCTATTAGGCTGACACAGCCATTCTCTGTAGATGTAAGCAGTGGGGTGGAGACGAATGGAATGAAGGATCCGGTCAAAATGACAGATTTCGTTCAGGCCGTCCGGGACTGTCAATTGGCCATAGGGGACCCGCACTAA
- the trpA gene encoding tryptophan synthase subunit alpha — protein MSRIDQMFARLREQEECALIPYIPVGYPTAEGSESLIRTIAESGADLIELGVPYADPLADGPTIQEASLTAVSNGINLKSCISMVSTLRDKGLETPIVLMGYCNSFLAYGLDKLADDAKEAGIDGFIIPDLPSTMAKPFVQIFEARGLKNIFFLAPTTSEAREAAVVEQGQGFLYCISVTGVTGERKSLPAELRDFIHQARQVTELPLAVGFGISNEEHVREVSEYADGAIVGSALINVIKQSASNEIETNVGEFIRQLKQATRKAAATL, from the coding sequence ATGAGCCGTATTGACCAGATGTTCGCCCGACTGCGGGAGCAAGAGGAATGTGCATTGATTCCTTATATACCTGTGGGATATCCGACTGCGGAAGGATCTGAATCTCTGATCCGCACCATTGCTGAATCCGGTGCAGACCTGATTGAACTTGGAGTGCCTTATGCTGATCCATTGGCGGATGGTCCGACCATCCAGGAGGCAAGCTTAACCGCAGTCTCGAATGGAATCAATCTTAAGTCATGTATCTCGATGGTTAGTACACTTCGGGATAAAGGGTTAGAGACCCCGATTGTGTTAATGGGATACTGCAATTCTTTTCTCGCTTATGGACTGGACAAGCTGGCAGATGACGCGAAGGAAGCTGGTATAGACGGGTTCATCATCCCGGATCTGCCATCTACAATGGCGAAGCCATTTGTGCAAATTTTTGAAGCCAGAGGGCTCAAGAACATCTTCTTCCTTGCCCCGACAACGAGTGAAGCGAGAGAGGCAGCGGTTGTAGAGCAGGGACAAGGCTTCCTGTACTGTATCTCGGTTACAGGAGTAACCGGGGAGAGAAAGTCACTGCCAGCAGAGCTGCGGGATTTCATACACCAAGCCAGACAGGTCACTGAGCTGCCGCTTGCGGTTGGCTTCGGGATCTCCAATGAGGAGCATGTTCGAGAGGTCAGTGAGTATGCGGATGGAGCGATTGTTGGAAGTGCCTTAATTAATGTGATCAAGCAATCGGCATCCAATGAGATCGAGACCAATGTAGGGGAATTCATCCGCCAACTGAAGCAGGCCACAAGAAAAGCAGCAGCCACGCTCTAA
- the trpD gene encoding anthranilate phosphoribosyltransferase produces the protein MLKGALKKMLSQQSLSREEAELCMNHILSGTAEPSQVAAFLSIAEGKGTEKEELLGYLRAMWSQMIPVERAGDVVDICGTGGDMLGSFNISTAAALTVSAAGAKVAKCGNRSSSSSCGSADLLEGAGICIELSSKEADSWLQEHGFVFLFTPKFHPLISSWSSLRRSLGFRTIFNLMGPLGNPIQPTRRLMGVSSAALAPLYAEILSSIGTEHALVALGMDGMDEISLSAPTVLYEIKGQTVSRTLWEPQSIGLQYVDINDLKGGTVRDNVNILHMLFEGSRQVSAIRQVTCVNAGAALMISGLAENLREGYWIAEETISSGKAGAKLQELVNSSTHNHEEAQNYVHAE, from the coding sequence TTGTTGAAAGGAGCCTTGAAGAAGATGCTCAGCCAACAGTCCCTCTCCAGGGAGGAGGCAGAACTCTGCATGAATCATATTCTGTCCGGAACAGCGGAACCTTCGCAGGTTGCGGCTTTCCTCAGTATTGCCGAGGGTAAAGGGACTGAAAAGGAGGAGCTGCTTGGGTATTTGAGGGCGATGTGGTCTCAAATGATTCCAGTTGAACGCGCTGGAGATGTAGTGGATATCTGCGGTACAGGGGGAGACATGCTTGGGTCTTTTAACATATCGACCGCAGCCGCCTTAACCGTAAGTGCAGCTGGAGCGAAGGTGGCAAAGTGCGGTAACCGTTCCTCCAGCAGTTCTTGTGGAAGTGCGGATCTTCTTGAAGGAGCCGGCATTTGTATTGAGTTATCCAGCAAAGAGGCGGACAGCTGGCTGCAGGAGCATGGCTTTGTATTCCTATTCACGCCCAAGTTCCATCCTTTGATCAGCTCCTGGTCTAGTCTGAGACGAAGTCTCGGGTTCCGGACAATCTTTAATCTTATGGGACCTCTAGGCAATCCGATCCAGCCAACCAGGCGTCTAATGGGTGTATCCAGTGCAGCGCTTGCGCCTCTGTATGCCGAGATACTCTCCTCGATTGGAACTGAACATGCCCTAGTCGCACTAGGAATGGACGGGATGGATGAGATCAGTCTTTCTGCACCAACGGTGCTCTATGAAATTAAGGGACAGACGGTCAGCAGGACTTTGTGGGAGCCGCAGTCGATTGGACTCCAGTATGTTGATATCAATGATTTGAAGGGAGGAACGGTACGCGATAATGTGAATATTTTACACATGTTGTTCGAGGGGAGCCGCCAAGTCTCTGCGATACGTCAGGTGACCTGTGTAAATGCGGGGGCCGCTCTTATGATCTCAGGCCTTGCAGAGAATCTCCGGGAGGGCTACTGGATAGCTGAAGAGACCATCTCTTCCGGAAAAGCTGGTGCAAAGCTGCAGGAACTTGTGAACAGCAGTACCCATAACCATGAGGAGGCTCAAAATTATGTTCATGCTGAATGA
- the trpB gene encoding tryptophan synthase subunit beta — translation MEGFFGQYGGAYVAETLIRNLEELYGEYERIKDEEDFREEISQLLKNFVGRPTPISALHRITAELGGAKLYLKREDLTHTGAHKINNALAQAVLAKRMGKTRIVAETGAGQHGVAVATACSLLGLKCVVYMGAVDAERQAPNVQRMQLLGAELHLVHSGQKTLKDAISEAIRDWITHVEDTHYLLGSAVGPHPFPNMVRDFQSVIGEEAREQILEAEGRLPDYVIACVGGGSNSIGMFSAFLNDAEVKLVGVQAAGEGLDSGKHASPLLKGTHGIIQGSLTYMLQDEDGQILETHSIAPGLDYPGAGPQHSYLKDTGRVEYTSVNDREALLAFEELCRKEGILPALESSHAVAYALKLVSQLPKDALVLVNLSGRGDKDLSQAIAALEQLKNSEVLV, via the coding sequence ATGGAAGGATTTTTCGGACAATATGGCGGAGCGTACGTGGCGGAGACGTTAATACGTAATCTGGAGGAGCTGTACGGGGAGTACGAGAGAATCAAGGACGAGGAAGACTTCAGGGAAGAAATCTCACAGCTTCTAAAAAACTTTGTCGGCAGGCCTACGCCGATCTCGGCGCTTCACCGCATTACCGCTGAGCTTGGAGGAGCCAAGCTCTATCTCAAGCGTGAGGACTTGACGCATACCGGGGCCCATAAGATTAACAACGCACTGGCTCAGGCTGTTCTTGCCAAACGAATGGGCAAAACACGTATCGTGGCCGAGACCGGGGCTGGTCAGCATGGAGTGGCCGTTGCTACAGCCTGCAGTCTGCTTGGGCTAAAGTGCGTCGTCTATATGGGAGCCGTTGACGCTGAACGTCAGGCACCGAATGTTCAGCGGATGCAGCTGCTTGGAGCTGAGCTTCATCTGGTCCATAGCGGACAGAAGACGCTGAAGGATGCCATCAGCGAAGCTATACGTGACTGGATTACCCATGTTGAAGATACACATTACCTTCTCGGTTCAGCCGTAGGACCCCACCCATTCCCGAATATGGTCCGGGATTTCCAGTCGGTGATTGGGGAAGAAGCCAGGGAACAAATTCTGGAGGCGGAAGGCAGATTACCGGATTATGTGATTGCCTGTGTTGGCGGTGGAAGCAACTCGATCGGGATGTTCAGCGCATTTCTGAATGATGCCGAAGTGAAGCTTGTTGGCGTACAGGCCGCAGGAGAAGGTCTTGATTCGGGCAAGCATGCTTCACCCTTGCTAAAGGGAACCCATGGAATTATTCAGGGCAGTCTGACCTATATGCTTCAAGATGAGGACGGACAAATTCTCGAAACACATAGTATTGCACCGGGACTGGATTATCCGGGAGCTGGTCCTCAGCACAGTTACCTTAAGGATACTGGAAGAGTGGAGTATACCTCTGTGAATGACCGGGAAGCCTTGTTGGCCTTTGAGGAATTGTGCCGGAAGGAAGGCATTCTCCCTGCGTTGGAATCGTCCCATGCTGTGGCCTATGCGCTTAAGCTGGTGAGCCAATTACCCAAAGATGCTCTCGTGCTGGTTAATCTGTCCGGCAGGGGGGACAAGGACCTGAGTCAGGCGATTGCCGCTCTGGAACAACTTAAGAACTCGGAGGTGCTGGTATGA
- the trpC gene encoding indole-3-glycerol phosphate synthase TrpC: MFMLNEIIANKRLEIDAKKRISPLEDLQAKLREARPVRDFYHALSLPGISLIAEIKKKSPSKGEFPNQIPAAELAHLYCRYGARAISVLADEKFFGGGAHVVERVANDPGVDLPVMYKEFIIDPYQIYEARSIGADAVLLIVRSIGDKEVLSEMIGTVHNLGMQALVECFTVEDAADAVEAGARIIGVNNRDLQTFEVDLKRSEEIRSVIPEGALTVSESGLKTPADALEAEQRGFDAILVGEALLKSEDITSSIRGFAGLKVTEHQSNR; encoded by the coding sequence ATGTTCATGCTGAATGAAATCATTGCTAACAAACGGCTCGAGATTGATGCCAAGAAGCGTATAAGTCCACTCGAGGATCTCCAGGCTAAGCTTCGCGAAGCCAGACCTGTTAGAGACTTCTACCATGCTTTAAGTCTGCCTGGAATCTCTTTGATTGCCGAAATCAAGAAGAAATCACCGTCCAAGGGTGAATTCCCGAACCAAATTCCTGCTGCCGAGCTAGCTCATTTATACTGCCGGTATGGTGCAAGAGCCATCTCTGTACTGGCGGATGAGAAGTTTTTTGGCGGAGGGGCGCATGTGGTGGAGCGGGTCGCTAACGACCCTGGCGTTGATCTGCCGGTGATGTATAAAGAATTCATTATTGATCCGTATCAGATCTATGAGGCGCGTTCGATTGGGGCCGATGCAGTTCTGCTCATTGTTCGCAGTATTGGAGACAAAGAAGTTCTATCAGAGATGATTGGCACGGTTCATAACCTTGGCATGCAGGCACTGGTGGAGTGCTTCACCGTAGAGGATGCTGCTGATGCTGTTGAAGCCGGGGCGCGTATTATTGGCGTGAATAATCGGGATCTGCAGACATTTGAAGTCGACCTGAAGCGTTCTGAAGAGATCAGATCCGTTATACCTGAAGGAGCTTTGACGGTAAGTGAGAGCGGGCTTAAGACTCCGGCTGATGCGCTTGAGGCTGAGCAGCGCGGGTTCGACGCCATTTTGGTGGGAGAGGCACTGCTTAAATCAGAAGATATCACTTCGAGTATCCGGGGCTTTGCCGGTCTGAAAGTCACTGAACACCAATCTAATCGATAA
- a CDS encoding DegT/DnrJ/EryC1/StrS family aminotransferase, translated as MSVAFFSGAESFKQQWPLISDKLDQILDEGKFTNGPAVHELERTLEVFTGAKHCIAVGNATDALIIMLRAAGIGAGDEVIVPCYSFFASASSIAHVGATPVFCDINPTTYMIDAEQIEQAITPRTKAIMPVHLFTHMADMRRINQIARKNNLLVLEDSAEAISMFHEGQHAGLVGDAGVISFFPTKTLGAIGDAGLILTNDDSIAHEARRLRIHGQDEGVPYIHHSVGYNSRMDDIQAAVLLVRLQFLQREIARREYLAACYNSLLANIPQVSTPIIDRRSGEAANAVYYVYLIETEDRDGLVAHLNSQGIGTEVYYPHPLHLQPCFSHLNYRNGDMPAAERAAQKAVGLPLYPDLTEEQVNEVCGQIRLFYEKEVE; from the coding sequence ATGAGTGTAGCTTTTTTCTCGGGGGCTGAATCTTTCAAGCAGCAGTGGCCCCTGATTTCAGATAAATTGGATCAAATCCTGGATGAAGGGAAGTTCACTAATGGCCCAGCAGTTCATGAACTGGAGCGGACACTTGAGGTTTTTACCGGAGCTAAGCACTGTATTGCCGTCGGAAATGCAACCGATGCCTTAATCATCATGCTGCGTGCAGCGGGAATCGGTGCAGGAGATGAAGTGATCGTGCCCTGTTACTCCTTCTTCGCTTCGGCTTCCAGTATCGCCCATGTAGGAGCTACCCCGGTCTTCTGTGATATTAATCCCACAACTTACATGATTGATGCCGAGCAGATTGAGCAGGCAATTACACCTCGTACCAAAGCCATTATGCCCGTTCATTTATTCACGCATATGGCGGATATGAGACGGATCAATCAGATTGCACGGAAGAACAATCTGCTTGTACTTGAGGATAGCGCAGAAGCGATCAGTATGTTCCACGAAGGGCAGCATGCAGGTCTGGTCGGAGATGCTGGCGTAATCTCTTTCTTCCCTACTAAGACCTTGGGTGCGATCGGCGATGCCGGCTTGATTCTGACAAATGATGATTCGATAGCCCATGAAGCCAGAAGGCTAAGAATACACGGACAAGACGAAGGGGTTCCTTATATTCATCATTCCGTCGGCTATAACAGCCGAATGGATGATATTCAGGCAGCGGTACTGCTCGTCAGGCTTCAATTTTTACAACGGGAGATCGCGCGGCGTGAATATTTGGCGGCCTGCTATAACTCATTGCTAGCCAACATTCCACAGGTAAGTACCCCAATTATTGATAGACGCTCTGGTGAAGCTGCGAACGCCGTGTATTATGTATATCTTATTGAGACCGAAGATCGGGATGGACTGGTTGCCCATCTGAATTCCCAGGGAATTGGAACCGAGGTATATTACCCTCATCCGCTGCATCTTCAACCTTGCTTCTCTCATCTTAACTATCGTAACGGGGACATGCCTGCGGCTGAACGGGCTGCGCAAAAAGCGGTTGGGCTGCCGCTTTATCCAGACTTGACCGAGGAGCAGGTCAATGAAGTATGCGGACAAATACGTCTTTTCTATGAGAAGGAGGTGGAATGA